A single genomic interval of bacterium harbors:
- a CDS encoding ABC transporter permease, producing the protein MILYYVTVALRHLKKSIWFSSINLIGLTVGLAACIMLCLYLAHELSFDRFHEKAERMYRIVEHQSSGDTMERLAAHTAGPLADHLKSKSDIESATQVRRLGRYTITVGDNRFYEGDYLFADPTFFEVFDFPMRSGNPSLSLSEPLSVVLTPESALRYFGHTDVVGRFLSVESFGLVKVTGLLQTLPGNSHLQFSMLFSISSIQDQRFKKFKESWESGGFITYAVAREGVNINTLEKDVLNIINEKIGHTNKRRTIQLQPLTDIHLYSSAIESDRNFQKSDPQYLYLFSAIALFILIIATINYINLSTARSLHRAREVGVRKSVGARLPQLIGQFVSESVLLVFIAMIFACGLVELFVTHFSALIGKPISFSVFNNPFLIALIILFTLTVGLLSGAYPAFHLSRLNVIHIFKGYSRSSKHERGIRAGLVVGQFTLSIVMIVTTIAAYRQLTYIREKNLGFESEHLVVIDINSGEVRKHLVGMKSQFASHSSVKSVSVTSRVPGEWKDIPEVEAYSPGVTQSVKTAFIASDMDFLHTFGVQLIRGRNFSDAMGTDSFSVIINETAAKAWGWDEPIGQRIRVPDRQFEATIVGVVGDFHFRSLHDKIQPLIIGFLSPLGEHPIDRSDYFSVRFTADNMNDLMLHLRQVGEKYDPEHPFEYNFLNEKLASFYQEDERIGNIFIVSAAFTIFISCLGLFSLSSFSAEQRRKEIGIRKVMGAHTHRLVFFLAKDFLKLVVFAILVAVPIAYAVLVYWLSNFAYRIGIEPDLFISGGLIALGIAWVTVAYQAYRAASANPVDALKYE; encoded by the coding sequence ATGATCCTTTATTATGTAACGGTAGCTCTGAGGCATCTCAAAAAAAGCATCTGGTTTTCATCCATCAATCTGATCGGATTAACGGTCGGTTTAGCTGCATGCATCATGTTATGTTTGTATTTAGCGCACGAGTTATCGTTTGATCGTTTTCACGAAAAAGCTGAACGGATGTACCGTATCGTGGAGCACCAATCATCGGGCGATACGATGGAACGCCTAGCCGCGCATACCGCCGGACCTCTTGCTGACCATCTTAAATCGAAATCGGATATCGAATCGGCAACGCAAGTGCGCCGTTTAGGCCGCTATACCATCACGGTCGGAGATAACCGGTTTTATGAAGGCGATTATCTATTCGCCGATCCCACATTTTTTGAAGTTTTTGATTTTCCGATGCGCAGCGGCAATCCTTCACTTTCATTAAGCGAACCCCTGTCCGTCGTATTAACTCCGGAATCGGCACTACGATATTTCGGTCATACGGATGTTGTCGGCCGATTTCTATCCGTCGAAAGTTTTGGACTCGTCAAAGTTACAGGTTTATTGCAAACACTGCCCGGCAATTCACATCTTCAATTCAGTATGTTGTTTTCAATTTCTTCCATTCAGGATCAGCGTTTCAAAAAATTCAAAGAAAGCTGGGAGTCCGGTGGATTTATTACGTACGCTGTTGCACGCGAAGGTGTGAACATAAATACTTTAGAAAAGGATGTCCTGAATATCATAAACGAAAAAATCGGCCATACCAATAAACGTCGCACGATACAGTTACAACCGCTGACGGATATCCATCTTTATTCGAGTGCTATCGAATCTGACCGCAATTTTCAAAAAAGCGATCCTCAATATTTGTACCTTTTTTCGGCCATTGCGCTGTTTATTCTCATTATCGCCACGATCAACTATATCAATCTTTCCACGGCGCGTTCTCTGCATCGGGCGCGCGAGGTCGGCGTGCGAAAATCCGTCGGCGCCCGTCTTCCGCAGTTGATCGGCCAGTTTGTAAGCGAATCGGTTTTGCTGGTGTTTATTGCGATGATCTTTGCATGCGGTTTGGTTGAACTTTTTGTCACGCATTTTAGTGCATTGATCGGGAAACCGATATCGTTTTCTGTTTTCAACAATCCTTTTCTTATCGCATTGATAATCCTTTTCACACTCACGGTCGGGCTCCTTTCAGGCGCCTATCCGGCATTTCACCTTTCGAGACTCAATGTGATTCATATTTTCAAAGGGTATTCGCGTTCATCTAAACATGAACGTGGTATCCGCGCGGGTCTTGTCGTCGGTCAATTTACATTATCCATCGTGATGATCGTTACCACCATCGCCGCCTATAGGCAGTTAACTTATATTCGTGAAAAAAATCTCGGCTTTGAAAGTGAACATTTGGTAGTTATCGATATCAATTCGGGTGAAGTGCGCAAGCATCTAGTCGGTATGAAATCCCAGTTCGCCTCACACTCGTCGGTAAAATCCGTCAGTGTGACTTCACGCGTACCTGGCGAATGGAAAGATATTCCCGAAGTGGAAGCTTATTCACCGGGCGTAACCCAATCCGTAAAAACTGCGTTTATTGCCTCCGATATGGATTTTCTTCATACGTTCGGTGTACAACTTATTCGGGGACGCAATTTTTCCGATGCGATGGGTACCGATTCGTTCAGCGTAATAATCAATGAAACGGCGGCCAAAGCTTGGGGATGGGATGAACCTATCGGCCAACGTATTCGCGTGCCGGACCGTCAGTTCGAAGCAACGATTGTCGGCGTTGTCGGTGATTTCCATTTTCGCTCTCTTCATGATAAAATCCAACCTTTGATCATAGGTTTTTTATCGCCACTCGGTGAACATCCGATAGATCGAAGCGATTATTTTTCGGTTCGTTTCACGGCAGACAACATGAATGACTTGATGCTTCACCTTCGTCAGGTGGGTGAAAAGTATGACCCGGAACATCCTTTTGAATATAATTTTTTGAATGAGAAACTTGCTTCCTTTTATCAGGAAGATGAACGTATCGGCAACATTTTTATTGTAAGTGCGGCGTTTACAATATTTATCTCCTGTCTTGGGCTTTTTAGTTTATCATCATTTTCGGCTGAACAACGACGCAAAGAAATAGGCATCCGAAAAGTTATGGGGGCTCATACCCATCGCCTCGTTTTCTTCCTGGCAAAAGATTTTCTTAAATTGGTTGTGTTTGCAATTCTTGTGGCCGTACCGATAGCCTACGCCGTCCTTGTTTATTGGTTGAGTAATTTCGCATACCGCATCGGCATCGAACCGGATTTATTCATATCCGGAGGGTTGATAGCGCTCGGCATTGCATGGGTAACGGTCGCCTATCAGGCGTATCGTGCCGCATCCGCCAATCCCGTGGATGCACTGAAGTATGAGTAA
- a CDS encoding ABC transporter permease has protein sequence MLFNFLKVSLRNMWRNRAYAAINIIGLTVGLTACFIIGVYVIHETSYDRFHEKSERIYRIHSDTRGFGLSNASSPALFSELHKYNAIASATRVFRHWFDPLVSRDKENGFIESQFFFADSSVFDVFSLTLLAGEGREALGRPMTVLLTASTARKYFGKQSPVGSILKYNAEHEFTVAGVIDDFPSTSHVRPDFIASMGSTEKIFWPTFLKSSGNLVKTYIVVRPEASVENLAADLTSIYTTRYGNDNRVTLSLMPLTDIHLKSTVEKDFSVNNDIRYVQLLGVIGLIIILISLINYTNLTAARSLSRSKEVGIRQTLGGFRSMIVIQFLCESFLFVLLGLAFSMVLSEMLFPAINRMTSIHLSFSLLDSTHWMMIAASVVLLAITGGVYPAWIVARFKIVHTLKGRVEHVRGRWLRKGLVISQFVSGVILIVATSVIWHQMQFIREARLGFTKEEVAIVRLMDPSVASNLPALKQRWLNIPGVQSVALANAMPGKTHAGDYISHRGTDEDLAVAVNWIDEGFVPTMDLSIIAGRNISPPHPTDNDGSVLINEATARELGYPDPEKAIGTLITLQGTDGGKQRTVVGVVNDFHYESFRHKITPLILVPQFERCAYLMVRCNTQALDQTLDRIKTVWSEMATEQPFAFTFLDDSFQQLYAQDRRWSLVVGAGASAALIIACLGLFGLVIFSVQRRVKEIGVRKILGATIGNIIRLLTKEYLLLIGAANMIAWPIAYYWMQEWLTQFVYRPSFPWLAFPLALVATMSMAMLTIGFQAFKAAVTNPIHSLKYE, from the coding sequence ATGCTGTTTAATTTCCTAAAAGTCAGCCTGCGCAATATGTGGCGCAACCGTGCTTACGCCGCGATCAACATTATCGGTTTGACCGTAGGTCTGACGGCATGTTTCATCATTGGCGTGTATGTGATTCATGAAACATCCTACGATCGGTTTCATGAAAAATCCGAACGTATCTATCGTATTCATTCAGATACACGGGGTTTTGGTTTGTCGAACGCCTCTTCACCGGCGTTGTTTTCAGAATTACATAAATATAATGCGATAGCAAGCGCAACACGGGTCTTTCGCCATTGGTTTGACCCTCTGGTTTCACGCGATAAAGAAAACGGTTTTATCGAAAGTCAATTTTTCTTTGCGGATTCGTCTGTATTTGATGTGTTTAGTTTAACTCTTCTCGCAGGTGAAGGGCGAGAAGCGCTTGGGCGACCGATGACCGTATTATTAACCGCTTCGACTGCGCGCAAATATTTCGGGAAACAGTCTCCGGTAGGATCAATATTAAAATATAATGCCGAACATGAATTCACCGTCGCCGGCGTTATTGACGATTTTCCATCCACTTCGCATGTGCGGCCTGATTTTATCGCTTCGATGGGTTCGACGGAAAAAATATTCTGGCCGACATTTTTAAAATCAAGCGGCAACCTTGTAAAAACCTATATCGTCGTACGCCCGGAGGCATCGGTCGAAAACCTCGCAGCCGATCTGACAAGTATCTATACGACGCGCTACGGTAATGATAATCGTGTCACCCTCAGCCTGATGCCGCTTACCGACATTCATCTCAAATCCACCGTCGAAAAAGATTTTAGTGTCAACAACGATATACGCTATGTACAGCTGTTGGGCGTCATCGGATTAATCATCATTTTGATTTCGCTGATTAACTATACCAATCTTACCGCGGCGCGAAGCCTCTCGCGCAGTAAAGAGGTGGGTATTCGCCAAACGCTCGGCGGTTTTCGCTCGATGATCGTCATCCAGTTTTTATGCGAATCATTTTTATTCGTTTTGTTAGGACTCGCTTTTTCGATGGTCCTTTCGGAAATGTTGTTTCCTGCGATTAATCGTATGACCTCCATTCATCTCAGTTTTTCGTTATTGGATAGCACACACTGGATGATGATCGCCGCATCCGTCGTCCTGCTGGCCATAACGGGCGGGGTCTATCCGGCGTGGATCGTCGCGCGATTTAAAATAGTCCATACTCTGAAAGGACGGGTCGAACACGTACGCGGCCGTTGGCTGCGCAAAGGTCTCGTCATTTCGCAATTTGTTTCCGGCGTAATTCTGATCGTAGCGACAAGTGTGATCTGGCATCAGATGCAGTTTATCCGTGAAGCGCGATTAGGTTTTACTAAAGAAGAAGTGGCGATCGTACGTCTGATGGATCCTTCGGTTGCATCCAATCTCCCCGCACTCAAACAGCGTTGGCTCAATATTCCGGGTGTCCAATCCGTAGCCTTAGCCAATGCTATGCCCGGTAAAACGCATGCCGGTGATTACATTTCACACCGCGGCACGGATGAAGACCTAGCCGTCGCGGTCAACTGGATAGATGAAGGTTTTGTGCCGACCATGGATCTTTCAATCATCGCTGGTCGCAATATTTCACCCCCTCATCCGACCGACAACGACGGATCGGTTTTGATCAACGAAGCCACGGCGCGTGAACTGGGATACCCCGATCCGGAAAAAGCGATCGGCACGCTGATCACCCTTCAGGGAACTGACGGCGGTAAACAACGAACCGTCGTCGGTGTGGTAAATGATTTTCATTACGAAAGCTTTAGACACAAAATTACGCCGTTGATTCTCGTTCCACAGTTCGAACGATGCGCCTACCTTATGGTTCGTTGCAATACGCAAGCATTGGATCAGACACTGGATCGGATCAAAACCGTCTGGTCGGAGATGGCCACGGAGCAACCGTTTGCCTTCACGTTTTTAGATGACTCATTTCAGCAGTTGTATGCGCAGGATCGTCGGTGGTCTCTGGTCGTCGGTGCCGGGGCTTCGGCCGCTCTGATCATCGCATGCCTCGGTCTTTTCGGATTAGTTATTTTCAGCGTCCAACGCCGCGTCAAAGAAATCGGTGTACGCAAAATTCTCGGCGCTACGATCGGTAATATTATCCGGTTACTTACTAAAGAATATCTTTTACTGATCGGTGCAGCCAATATGATCGCTTGGCCGATAGCCTATTATTGGATGCAGGAATGGCTCACTCAATTTGTTTACCGCCCTTCGTTTCCATGGCTTGCATTTCCTTTGGCGCTGGTTGCAACGATGAGCATGGCCATGCTGACGATTGGTTTTCAGGCATTCAAAGCGGCTGTGACCAATCCGATACATTCGCTCAAATATGAATAA